In one window of Paenarthrobacter nicotinovorans DNA:
- a CDS encoding SRPBCC domain-containing protein has protein sequence MSEISDGTATTTSKTFSRETRVATLIDAPPSKVWRLLTDAGNYPTWNSTVVSVDGEIAPGSKIALVSTLDPSRTFKLKVKEFQAPAKLAWGDALGTRTYTITETNDGRSRFEMAEKIGGPVFPLFANKIPSFDASFTQFAADLKAAAEKA, from the coding sequence ATGTCTGAGATATCCGATGGAACTGCCACCACTACCAGCAAGACATTCAGTCGTGAGACGCGGGTAGCCACTCTCATCGACGCGCCTCCCTCCAAGGTGTGGCGGCTGTTGACCGACGCCGGGAATTACCCCACGTGGAATTCCACGGTGGTGTCAGTGGACGGTGAGATTGCCCCGGGATCGAAGATCGCCTTGGTGTCCACGTTGGACCCCAGCCGCACGTTCAAACTCAAAGTCAAGGAATTCCAAGCGCCTGCCAAGCTCGCCTGGGGTGACGCTCTGGGAACCCGGACTTACACCATCACCGAGACCAACGACGGCCGGTCCCGCTTCGAGATGGCGGAGAAGATAGGCGGGCCCGTCTTCCCGCTCTTCGCCAATAAGATTCCGTCCTTCGACGCCAGTTTCACCCAGTTCGCCGCAGACCTGAAAGCGGCTGCCGAAAAAGCTTGA